The Desmonostoc muscorum LEGE 12446 genome includes a region encoding these proteins:
- a CDS encoding fatty acid desaturase family protein: MEKISGTAEIFHKFENFGIDLKSISKVDHVHSFAKLLTYFALVVFLSVGIIFIQDWKLILILQLLLGITFAHGLELQHECLHHNFFNSKILNCFFGFLFGVPMLVSYTHYRVQHLHHHKYLGTEKNAEIFDYDESSLESFNKFFVRAWNFARIPTFFPTLFNLIKGKYPEVFSTNKAKKDVLIEYFVLVTIFLTLFSITVFNVSLIPLKIWFIPWLVFGEFFHFLIELPEHIYCNKTTTDVFLNTRSVETHPIISYITNGNNYHVEHHLYPSVAVHNLKKVHHPIVVILVEIARSVLHGDKFLFSWCNGMGGTILGKSD; encoded by the coding sequence ATGGAAAAAATCAGCGGTACTGCTGAGATTTTTCACAAGTTTGAAAACTTTGGTATTGACTTAAAAAGCATATCTAAAGTTGACCATGTACACTCTTTTGCAAAGCTATTAACTTATTTTGCTTTGGTAGTTTTTCTGAGTGTTGGAATTATTTTTATTCAGGATTGGAAATTAATTCTGATACTCCAATTACTCTTGGGAATTACGTTTGCTCATGGCTTAGAATTGCAACATGAGTGTCTTCATCACAATTTTTTCAACTCAAAGATATTAAACTGCTTTTTCGGTTTTTTGTTTGGTGTTCCAATGCTTGTTTCATATACTCATTACAGAGTTCAGCATCTACACCATCATAAATATTTAGGCACAGAAAAGAATGCTGAGATATTTGACTATGATGAGTCTTCACTAGAAAGCTTCAATAAATTCTTCGTGAGAGCTTGGAACTTTGCAAGAATACCTACTTTTTTCCCGACATTATTTAACTTAATCAAAGGTAAATACCCAGAAGTTTTTTCTACTAACAAGGCTAAAAAAGATGTTTTAATTGAATATTTTGTGCTAGTCACAATTTTTCTAACACTCTTTTCTATTACCGTGTTTAACGTGTCCTTAATACCTCTCAAAATCTGGTTTATACCGTGGTTAGTTTTTGGCGAATTTTTTCATTTTCTGATAGAGTTACCGGAACATATATATTGCAATAAGACGACAACAGATGTTTTCTTAAATACTCGTTCAGTTGAAACTCATCCAATCATTAGTTACATTACAAATGGCAATAACTATCATGTTGAACATCATCTCTATCCTAGTGTAGCGGTACACAATCTTAAGAAAGTTCATCATCCCATTGTTGTTATCTTGGTTGAAATAGCAAGGAGCGTTCTTCATGGCGATAAATTTTTGTTTAGCTGGTGCAACGGGATGGGTGGGACAATCCTTGGTAAAAGCGATTGA